Proteins encoded together in one Sinorhizobium meliloti window:
- a CDS encoding DsbA family oxidoreductase, protein METVNIDIVSDVVCPWCYLGKNRLDQAIANVAGEINVAIQWRPYQLNPDLPPEGVDHKEHLAAKLGGQAAVDEAHRMLEGLGVEDGIAFDFDAVRVSPNTLDAHRLIRWAATGGEAAQDQVVSLLFKANFEEGRNLGDHAVLLHIAEQAGLERPVIAALLASDADKDAVRQEIGMAREIGVTGVPCFIIEQQYAVMGAQSVEVLTSALREIAQMKAEHPAH, encoded by the coding sequence ATGGAAACCGTCAATATCGATATCGTCTCGGACGTCGTATGCCCCTGGTGCTATCTCGGCAAGAATCGCCTCGACCAGGCGATCGCCAATGTCGCCGGCGAGATCAACGTCGCTATCCAGTGGCGTCCCTACCAGCTCAATCCCGATCTGCCGCCGGAAGGGGTCGACCATAAAGAGCACCTGGCGGCCAAGCTCGGCGGTCAAGCGGCCGTCGACGAGGCGCACCGGATGCTCGAAGGCCTCGGTGTGGAAGACGGCATCGCCTTCGATTTCGATGCCGTCAGGGTCAGCCCGAATACGCTCGATGCGCACCGGCTGATCCGCTGGGCCGCGACCGGCGGCGAAGCGGCGCAGGACCAGGTGGTGAGCCTACTGTTCAAGGCGAATTTCGAAGAGGGTCGCAACCTCGGCGACCACGCCGTCCTCCTCCACATCGCCGAACAGGCCGGCCTCGAAAGGCCGGTTATCGCGGCTCTCCTCGCCTCAGACGCCGATAAGGACGCCGTAAGGCAGGAAATCGGCATGGCCCGGGAAATCGGCGTGACCGGCGTTCCCTGCTTCATCATCGAGCAGCAGTATGCGGTGATGGGGGCGCAGTCGGTCGAGGTGCTGACCAGCGCTTTGCGTGAGATTGCGCAGATGAAGGCCGAGCATCCGGCTCACTGA
- a CDS encoding invasion associated locus B family protein, with protein sequence MIFKSNFTTRAGLAALALSFAAAGAPNVASAQQAGGKPPQGWFKVCTKQEDNDVCIVQNLLTANNGQLVTAVGLITVSGKVNRKVMQVSVPSARMIPPGVQMQIDGGKGVKLDYAICMPDKCVAEAPLSDALIAQLKKGNEVVFTSVNFQRAPNPIKMTLEGFTGVFDGEPIEQSQLEERQRLLQEEMQKKAEDARKKLEEAQKAAKQQ encoded by the coding sequence ATGATCTTCAAGTCGAACTTCACCACACGCGCGGGATTGGCAGCGCTGGCGCTTTCTTTCGCAGCAGCCGGTGCGCCGAACGTCGCATCCGCGCAGCAGGCGGGAGGCAAGCCGCCGCAGGGTTGGTTCAAGGTCTGCACCAAGCAGGAAGACAACGATGTCTGCATCGTGCAGAACCTGCTCACCGCCAATAACGGCCAGCTGGTGACGGCCGTCGGCCTCATTACCGTCTCCGGCAAGGTCAATCGCAAGGTCATGCAGGTTTCCGTACCGTCCGCGCGCATGATCCCGCCCGGCGTTCAAATGCAGATCGACGGCGGCAAGGGCGTCAAGCTCGACTACGCGATCTGCATGCCGGACAAGTGCGTTGCCGAAGCGCCGCTCTCCGACGCGCTTATCGCGCAGCTGAAGAAGGGCAACGAGGTCGTCTTCACCTCCGTCAACTTCCAGCGCGCTCCGAACCCCATCAAGATGACGCTCGAAGGCTTCACCGGCGTATTCGACGGCGAACCGATCGAGCAGTCCCAGCTTGAAGAGCGTCAGCGCCTGCTGCAGGAAGAGATGCAGAAGAAGGCAGAAGACGCCCGCAAGAAGCTCGAAGAGGCGCAGAAGGCTGCCAAGCAGCAGTAA
- a CDS encoding extracellular solute-binding protein, with amino-acid sequence MRAVVSGLVMLLAASMFANGALAAPVHAIAMHGEPALPADFKHFPYVNPQVKKGGKVSYGVVGTFDSLNPFILKSMRTTARGMWDPGFGNLVYESLMQRSQDEPFTMYGLLAETVEWDDDRTFIQFNLNPKARWADGRPVTAEDVIFTFELLRDKGRAPFSNRLSKVAKMEKVGERSVRFTFTEEADREIPLLLGLSPVLPKHAIDVEAFDRTSLEPPLGSGPYRVAEVRPGERIVYRRNPDYWAKDLPSKVGLDNYDEISVEYFLQENTLFEAFKKGVVDIYAEGSATKWARAYDFPAVRSGGVIKETFKPKTPSGMLGFVFNTRRPMFDNIKLRQGLALVFDFEWVNKNLFDGAYTRTQSYWQNSSLSFLGVAADNRELDLMGDVRERINPAILDGTYRLPVTDGSGRDRNVLREAVTLLREAGYSIKDGKMVDAKGTPLAFEIMSQNAGQEKVALAYQRFLAPLGIAARVRTVDDSQYQLRSQSFDYDVIIKSFPSSLSPGLEQINRWSSQTRDRQGSDNFAGVADKDVDKLINNILQARNPEDFTAAVRAHDRLLVNNSYLVPLYHLDAQWIARWKHIGRPTTVPLYGYQLPSWWDERVQ; translated from the coding sequence TTGCGCGCAGTTGTTTCCGGCCTGGTGATGCTCCTGGCAGCCAGCATGTTTGCCAATGGCGCTCTGGCCGCGCCCGTGCATGCGATCGCCATGCATGGCGAACCCGCCTTGCCCGCCGATTTCAAGCACTTCCCTTACGTCAACCCGCAGGTAAAGAAGGGCGGGAAGGTCTCCTACGGGGTCGTCGGCACGTTCGACAGCCTCAATCCCTTCATTTTGAAGAGCATGCGCACGACCGCGCGCGGCATGTGGGACCCGGGCTTTGGCAACCTGGTCTACGAATCCCTCATGCAGCGCTCGCAGGACGAGCCATTCACGATGTACGGCCTGCTCGCCGAAACCGTCGAATGGGACGATGACCGCACCTTCATCCAGTTCAACCTCAATCCCAAGGCGCGCTGGGCCGACGGCCGGCCGGTGACCGCCGAAGACGTGATCTTCACCTTCGAATTGTTGCGCGACAAAGGGCGCGCACCCTTCAGCAACCGCCTCTCCAAGGTTGCGAAGATGGAGAAGGTCGGGGAACGTAGCGTGCGCTTCACCTTCACCGAGGAGGCCGATCGCGAGATTCCGCTGTTGCTGGGACTTTCGCCCGTGCTGCCGAAGCATGCGATCGACGTCGAGGCGTTCGATCGGACGAGCCTGGAGCCACCGCTCGGCTCCGGTCCCTACCGGGTCGCGGAAGTCAGGCCCGGCGAACGGATCGTCTATCGCCGCAACCCCGACTATTGGGCCAAGGATCTGCCCTCGAAGGTGGGCCTCGACAATTACGATGAGATCTCCGTCGAGTATTTCCTGCAGGAGAACACCCTGTTCGAAGCCTTCAAGAAGGGTGTGGTGGACATCTACGCCGAAGGCAGCGCAACGAAATGGGCCCGCGCCTACGATTTTCCCGCCGTTCGCAGCGGCGGCGTGATCAAGGAAACGTTCAAGCCGAAGACACCGTCCGGCATGCTCGGCTTCGTCTTCAATACGCGCAGGCCGATGTTCGACAACATCAAGCTCAGGCAGGGGCTCGCTCTCGTTTTCGACTTCGAGTGGGTCAACAAGAATCTCTTCGACGGCGCCTATACGCGTACGCAGAGTTATTGGCAGAATTCGTCGCTTTCCTTCCTCGGGGTGGCGGCTGACAATCGTGAACTGGACCTCATGGGAGACGTGAGGGAGCGCATCAATCCGGCGATCCTCGACGGCACCTACCGGCTCCCCGTGACGGACGGCTCGGGTCGCGATCGCAATGTGCTCCGGGAAGCGGTGACGCTTCTTCGCGAAGCGGGCTACTCCATCAAGGACGGCAAGATGGTCGACGCCAAGGGTACGCCGCTCGCTTTCGAGATCATGAGCCAGAATGCCGGCCAGGAGAAGGTTGCGCTTGCTTATCAGCGGTTTCTCGCGCCGCTCGGCATCGCAGCGAGGGTTCGCACCGTCGACGATTCACAATATCAGCTGCGCAGCCAATCCTTCGATTACGACGTCATCATCAAGTCCTTCCCCTCGTCGCTCTCCCCCGGTCTCGAACAGATCAATCGCTGGAGTTCGCAAACTCGGGACAGGCAAGGCAGCGACAACTTCGCCGGCGTCGCCGACAAGGACGTCGACAAACTGATCAACAACATCCTGCAGGCGCGCAACCCCGAGGACTTCACCGCCGCCGTTCGTGCGCACGACCGGCTCCTCGTCAACAATTCCTATCTTGTTCCGCTTTACCATCTCGATGCGCAATGGATTGCCCGGTGGAAGCATATCGGCCGGCCGACGACGGTACCGCTTTACGGTTATCAGTTGCCGAGTTGGTGGGACGAGCGTGTTCAGTAG